The genomic interval CCAAAATCGTTGAATGACGGACTTTTCCGACCAGACTTAGAATTCTACAATAAAGCGCTGCACTATACTACTGCAATGGGTCATTTAACAATATATTAGTAGGCCATATGGTTCAAAAACAATAGACAGACTAAGCACTGGACAGGTGGAAAAGCGCCAAGCCGGGTATACATTAGGGTTATTATAGTAAGCACTAAGAAAGGCCCTTCTACAATAGCATCTACTAAAGACTAGTACTAGTCCCGagtccttttctttgttcacTGCCTACGTAAACAAAGACTAGTTACTAGGATTGTTCTAGCGATCTAGCCAATAAGACGGCATACTTAAGTTGGGATTTGATGAACCCTGCTCAGCGTAGTACTCTTTTATATGTTGGTTGAAATATCATATGCCCTTTCTGCCCCCTTCCCGATTTCCCCTCTCCCAGCAAAATTGTCTTGATCTTTCACAGCACTATCCTACCTTTTCTTTACCCTTTCAAGGATTTTCTGCGCACTTACAGCCCTTGTGATGGCTATTACACTGGACGGCGGCATTGCTCTTGTCACAGGCGTACGTttattcttgtcttcccTAGCGTTAACCATGATCCCCGTCTCCTAACAAGATATGTGGCAGGCTGCCTCAGGAATCGGCAAGGAGACGGTCTTTGCCCTCGCCCAAGCCGGTGTAGAAGGCGTCATCCTTGCCGATTTGAACCTCAGTGGCGCTGAATTAGTCGCTCAGGAGAGCACAAAACCATGGGCTACTAACTCCTATTTTCGCACGACAGCAGTCCAGGCGGACGTCTCTGACGAGGCTGCCGTGAACAACATGGTTGATGTAGCAGTGAAAGAGTTTGGCAGAATTGACTACTGTGTACATGCAGCGGGGGTAAGTCGGAATAAACAACGGGAGCGACAATGTTCATTCATGAGGACTGACATCgataaaaattatagatagGTAGCATTTCCGGGGCGACAACTGAGCATCTCAAGATCGACGTCTATGATCAGATAATGGCAGTCAATGCTCGAGGCACAATGTTAGTCTTGCGAGCTGTCTCGGCGGTGATGGCTAAACAGGAACCTCGCATGCACCAGAGTGCCCGTCACGGTACTTCGCGTAGCCTCGGCCGTGGCTCTATTGTTGTGGTTAGTTCTGTGAATGGAACCATGGTTGCGCCCGGGATGTTGTCATATACAGCGTCCAAGCACGCTGTAGCAGGCATAGCCAAAACAGCAGGTAAGCGGATCACCAGGGAACCTTTCTCCCTCCCATTCCAAGATTGTGGGCGCTGACTTGCTGGTTCTCACCCTATTAGCTATTGACAACATCAAGAACCATATCCGAGTTAATGTCGTTGCCCCCTTTTACACCGAAACCCCAATGTTCGAAGCTAGCTTGAAGCGAGTCCCTGAACTGGGCGCTGCTATCAAAGCAATCACCCCATTGAAAAGAGCTGCAGCCCCCGAAGAAGTTGCGGATCCGATTGTGTTCCTGTGCAGTCCAGCAGCAAGTTACACGAATGGAGCCACGCTTATCATCGACAGCGGAATAACGCTCACCATTCCCCGGACCAGTCTGTGAAGCTTTCTCGGAGAGGTTATTCAGCTAACCTTCTCATGATCATTTTGTTTCTCCTCTGATGTACTTAGGCAGAAGATACTACGCTCGTCCATAATATGAGCCAAAGCCTGCGTTTTGGAAAGCTTTATGGCTGTTTTGTA from Aspergillus flavus chromosome 7, complete sequence carries:
- a CDS encoding oxidoreductase (hypothetical protein Ao3042_09729); amino-acid sequence: MAITLDGGIALVTGAASGIGKETVFALAQAGVEGVILADLNLSGAELVAQESTKPWATNSYFRTTAVQADVSDEAAVNNMVDVAVKEFGRIDYCVHAAGIGSISGATTEHLKIDVYDQIMAVNARGTMLVLRAVSAVMAKQEPRMHQSARHGTSRSLGRGSIVVVSSVNGTMVAPGMLSYTASKHAVAGIAKTAAIDNIKNHIRVNVVAPFYTETPMFEASLKRVPELGAAIKAITPLKRAAAPEEVADPIVFLCSPAASYTNGATLIIDSGITLTIPRTSL